Proteins encoded together in one Streptomyces sp. NBC_01216 window:
- a CDS encoding bestrophin-like domain, producing the protein MSEWLVLTLAMAAACVVVLTIVVINHRRITDDDDPSETPDVIEYMTMMIGVVYAIVLGLAIAGVWEARGAAQETARQEAQALHEISERVEVYPADVRTRIRADIDAYVSYVVDDEWRHTSERGELSERGTELLDRLRRDVTDYRPADDHEGQAYQPLVDQVAVVDDARGSRGQSAGATMPGVVWFGLVTGALVTVGLIFTLQIRRTGRELLLAGLFSALIAFLLFLIWDFDAPYGRGISATATPFTDLFPHLTG; encoded by the coding sequence ATGTCCGAATGGCTCGTCCTCACCCTCGCGATGGCCGCCGCCTGCGTCGTCGTGCTCACCATCGTCGTCATCAACCACCGGAGAATCACCGACGACGACGACCCCAGCGAAACCCCCGACGTCATCGAGTACATGACGATGATGATCGGCGTGGTCTACGCCATCGTGCTCGGCCTCGCCATCGCGGGCGTCTGGGAGGCGCGCGGAGCCGCCCAGGAGACGGCGCGTCAGGAGGCGCAGGCCCTGCACGAGATCTCGGAACGCGTCGAGGTGTACCCGGCCGACGTCCGCACCCGTATCCGCGCCGACATCGACGCGTACGTCTCCTACGTGGTCGACGACGAATGGCGCCACACGTCCGAGCGGGGCGAGCTGAGCGAGCGGGGCACCGAGCTGCTCGACCGCCTTCGCCGTGACGTCACCGACTACCGGCCCGCGGACGACCACGAGGGGCAGGCGTACCAGCCCCTCGTGGACCAGGTGGCCGTGGTCGACGACGCCCGCGGCTCCCGAGGGCAGAGCGCGGGGGCGACCATGCCGGGGGTGGTGTGGTTCGGCCTGGTCACCGGCGCCCTGGTCACCGTCGGCCTGATCTTCACCCTGCAGATCCGGCGCACCGGCCGCGAACTGCTGCTCGCGGGCCTGTTCAGCGCCCTCATCGCCTTCCTGCTCTTCCTCATCTGGGACTTCGACGCGCCGTACGGACGGGGCATCTCGGCGACGGCGACCCCGTTCACCGATCTCTTCCCCCACCTGACGGGCTGA